Below is a genomic region from Bdellovibrio bacteriovorus.
GGTAGGTTCTGCAGGTGGCGCTCCAGTTCCATTGGGCGCAGAAGCGGAAGTCGCACAAGGTTTGGACCGTTCAGCGATCGACGAAGTGATTCGTCGTAACTTAGGTCAAGTGCGTTTCTGTTACGAGCAAGCGTTGCAAGGCACACCGAATTTGAGCGGTCGTGTGGCGATGGGTTTCACCATCGGTGGCAACGGTCTTGTAAAATCAGCATCGGTTGAAAACTCTTCGATGGCGAATAAAGGCGTCGAGGATTGTATTACAATGCGTTTGAAAACGTGGAAGTTCCCAGTGCCTCAAGGAGGCGTGGACGTAAAAGTAACTTATCCGTTCGTATTACGCAGACAAGGGCAGGGGTAGACAATGAAATTAGTATTGGCTTTATTAACAGGCTTGATGTTTTTAACTGCCTGCGAAATGCAGCAGGATCCTTTGAAGGATGCTCCCGAAGCGGTTCGTGAGGGACGTGCTCCTGAAGCGGAAAAACCCGTTCAAGAAAAACCATTCTCTAAAGATGCGATGTTCATTGATGCTCCAACGGTTGTTAACGGCCGTGTGGGCAGCCCGATGGAATTTAAAATCAACGGCCGCGTGATGGTTGAAGGTGTGACTTATAAATTGAGCATCGACAACTTGGCGGACTTTGAAGGGGCGACATTTGATGCAGCGACTGGCGAATTCAAATGGATTCCAACAAGAGCGGTTGTAGCGGGACTTCCAAGTATCGAGCTTCCTCTTCGCATCACTCTAGCAACAGATGCTTCAGCGAAATACCCTTTGATCTCTGTTGAAAAGAAGACGCTTTCTTTGATGGTTGTGAATGTGTACTCAAAACCTATCGTGCAAACGATCACAGGCAATGGAACACTAACGACAGGAACGACTCACTACCTAGACTACACGATGGAAGACATTGATGCTTTCAGTGAAGCAGACGTGACTTTAGATGTTCGTGACTGCGGAATTGCAAGCTACCGTGATTCTATCGCTCACTTGGTCAGCGTTCGCAATATCACGAAGTCAACAACGACTCCGAATAAATATGAAGGTCGTATCGAGATTGATTTGAGAAATGCTGATCACTTGGCAAGCACGTACTACTGCTTTGCTTTGCAAGCGATCTCAAAACACGGTGTGAAGTCTGAAATCTATAAACGTGATATCACAATCAACACTCGCCCTAAATCAACTCGTATCACGATGGAATCAGCTCCGACGTTGCTAGTAGGTCAATCGGCGCAAATCGCGTTTACGATCTATGATACGACTGCGAACGGAAGCCTAAGAATGGTTTCTATGGACGATATCGCAAAGGTTCTTCCAGGCAGTACTTTGACTTGTAAATCAAACTACACAAGCAAGTTCCAATTGGATTGTTCAGGTTATATCACGACGACAGGTTTGACGGCTCCGACAGCAGATGCTGTTTACAACATCAAAATGGAAGTTGAAAACACTGTTGGCAGCGTGTCCGTGAACACTACTCACACTCTTCGCATTAATGTTAAGGCGGTGACTCTATGAAATCTTTAAGCTTTATTTGTGCTCTTTTCATTTCTTCTATGGCTTTTGCTCAATCTGTTGAGCATGAAGTGGATTCTTTCGGTGGTAACGAGGCGCTTTACCTTAAAGCTAAAGCTTTGAACCCAGAAGTGGAAAACGAAGTTGTTCAAAACCGTTTTATGGAAAGATCAAATCGTTTTGAAGTGGCTCCTGAGTTTTCAGGTGTTTTTAACGGTGACTCTTACAACCGCACGACAAATGCGGGTTTGAACGTTCACTACCACATCAATCCAAGCTGGAGTGTGGGTGTGAAGTATAACTACTCTTTCAACACTTTGACTCCGGAAGGAAAATCGGCGGTTGACAAAGCCAGCCAAAACGCGGCTCAAAATCCAAAAGAGCCAAGCTATCTTTTTCCGCAAGTGATTTATCCTAAATCAGAAACTTTGGGACTCGTGAACTGGTATCCAATCGTAGGTAAATTGAGCTTCGGTAAATATGGCGTCGCTCACTTCGACACTTACCTGACAGCGGGTTACGGCCAAATGGAACTTTCTAACGGCACAAGCCCAGCGGCGACATTGGGTGTGGGTTTTGGTTTCTGGGTGAATTCAAACCTAACAACTCGCTTAGAATACCGTGCTCAACAATACAAAGCGGAATACTACAACAAAACTGAGAACATGTTAACAAACGTGGCCTCTGTACAAATGGGTTGGATGCTATGATGTTAGTTAAATCTTTAACTGTTGCTTCTTTAGTTCTAGGAGCTCACTCAGTCGCTTTCGCGGAAGACGACTTGATGAGCATCCTTGAAGGAAAGACCAGCCAAGCGGCGGCTCAGTTCGTGGAAAGCGAAGAAGTCGCCAAGCTGAAAAAAGCGGTGAATCCTTCAACGGCGGAACAAAATATCTTCTTCCAATTCCTGGTTGAAAAGAACTATGAAAAAGCTTTGTTCCAATGGGCAACAGCTTTCAATGGATCTTCATTTCAACAAACTGAAACGGGCAAGGCTCTAGAAGCTTTCTTGAACTATAAAAATGGTTTGAAGCTGACAGGTGTTGAAGCTCTTTTGAACATTTCGGCTCCAGAGAAAATCGACAGCACAGTGATCAGTCTTTGGAAAGAAAACTTGAATGACAAAGACCCGGTGTGGGGAATGGCGCAAGTCACTTGGAAGCCTTATTGGACTCAAGTGTTCGGCGTAGGTGCTGAGATGGCGGTTCTTCTTCAGAAGAACTACGTCAACGAAGATATCGCCGCTTTGACTGAGCTTATTAAAAAGACACCGACAGATTCAGTAGAAAGAAACCTATTGCAATGGCAATTGGTTTTGAATCTGGGAATCCGTGGCGATGCGGGTAAAGCAGCGCAAGTTCTAGCGCACTTGATGAAAGCTAAAAACAATCCGATTGATAAAGATCTTATGACGATCACTGCGGGTCGTTTGCTTTACCAAAACGGCTTCTTAGATGCTTCTATCCAGTACTACAAAAAGATCGGTAAAAAATCAGACTACTGGTTCCAAGCGCAAGAAGAGATGGCTTGGGCGTTCATGAGAAAAGGTGAGCCGCAAAATGCGATCGCGATCACGAAAACTCTGACTTACCCGCACTTTAAAGGCTGGGTGGGTATTGAGTCTTACCTTCTAAGCTCTTTCAGCAGCTTGAAGGTGTGTGATTATCCTCATGTGCTTGAGACAATGAAAGCGATCAAACCTCAGTTCGGTGAGCACTTGGTGGCTCTTGAAAAATTGACGGTAGATCCAAATCAACCTGCAGTGACAAACTTGATGAAAGCATTGTCTGTAGGACCTGTGAGCCCTGAAAAATTAGGTAAAGATGCGCACATGATCCCAGCGCATGCGTCTCGTGACGAAGTTTTGACGTTGCTCGTGAAAAGACATGCGTACCTGACGAAAGAATCTGAATTGGCTGAACAGCTTTACGCTCGTTCTTTGACATTCGGAAACTTGCAAGGTCAGTTTGAAACTTTGAAAAACCAAGTTCAAACGCGCGCGCAAATGACTCAAGGTGCAGGTCTGCAACGTGTTCAAGAGTTGGCGAAGTCTGAACTAGAAGATTCTAAACAAGTCATGCAACGTCTTCGTATCGTGGAAGTAGAAATGATCCAGCAGGTGGATTCTGCTTCGAAGTTCATCAAGAACGTAGGAACGACAGAATCCAAAATGGGTTCGACGGGTTCCACGAACAAATA
It encodes:
- a CDS encoding tetratricopeptide repeat protein, which codes for MMLVKSLTVASLVLGAHSVAFAEDDLMSILEGKTSQAAAQFVESEEVAKLKKAVNPSTAEQNIFFQFLVEKNYEKALFQWATAFNGSSFQQTETGKALEAFLNYKNGLKLTGVEALLNISAPEKIDSTVISLWKENLNDKDPVWGMAQVTWKPYWTQVFGVGAEMAVLLQKNYVNEDIAALTELIKKTPTDSVERNLLQWQLVLNLGIRGDAGKAAQVLAHLMKAKNNPIDKDLMTITAGRLLYQNGFLDASIQYYKKIGKKSDYWFQAQEEMAWAFMRKGEPQNAIAITKTLTYPHFKGWVGIESYLLSSFSSLKVCDYPHVLETMKAIKPQFGEHLVALEKLTVDPNQPAVTNLMKALSVGPVSPEKLGKDAHMIPAHASRDEVLTLLVKRHAYLTKESELAEQLYARSLTFGNLQGQFETLKNQVQTRAQMTQGAGLQRVQELAKSELEDSKQVMQRLRIVEVEMIQQVDSASKFIKNVGTTESKMGSTGSTNKYAMSFANDKEIWFDELSNFKVDVKKGCAKASVKE
- a CDS encoding outer membrane beta-barrel domain-containing protein, coding for MKSLSFICALFISSMAFAQSVEHEVDSFGGNEALYLKAKALNPEVENEVVQNRFMERSNRFEVAPEFSGVFNGDSYNRTTNAGLNVHYHINPSWSVGVKYNYSFNTLTPEGKSAVDKASQNAAQNPKEPSYLFPQVIYPKSETLGLVNWYPIVGKLSFGKYGVAHFDTYLTAGYGQMELSNGTSPAATLGVGFGFWVNSNLTTRLEYRAQQYKAEYYNKTENMLTNVASVQMGWML